The DNA window GGGCGACGGCGTTGACGCCGCCGCGGGTGGCGTCGCGCAGGGCTTTGACGCCGCGCAGCGGCCGCAGGGTTTGGATCAGCGGCGTCAGCACCGCGCAGTCGCTGGACAGCGCGCCGTCGAGCCCCATCTGCTCGCGCAGATTAAGGATGGTGGCGCCATGATCCCCCAGCGTGCCGCTGACCAGCAGCACATCGCCGGCGCTGATCTGCTGCGTCCCCCAGCGAACGTCTGCCGGGATGGCGCCGATGCCGGCGGTGTTAATAAACAGCTTATCCGCCGCGCCGCGCGGTACCACTTTGGTGTCGCCGGTGACGATGGCGATCCCTGCCGCCCGGGCGGTATCGGCCATGCTGGCGACCACCGCTTCCAGGGTAGCCATCTCCAGCCCCTCTTCGAGAATAAACCCGCAGGAAAGATAGCGGGGGATGGCGCCGCTGACCGCCACATCGTTGGCGGTACCGCAGACGGCCAGCTTGCCGATATTGCCGCCGGGAAAGAACAGCGGGTCAATCACATAGCTGTCGGTGGAGAAGGCGAGACGATCCCCCTGGGCGGCAAGCGCCGCCAGATCGAGACGCGCCTGATCTTCCTGCTCCGCCAGCCAGGGGTTGGCGAAAGCCTGCATAAACAGGTCGCCGATCAGCTGCTGCATTGCCTGACCGCCGCTACCGTGGGCTAACTGGACGCTTTTCATGCTTCATATTCCTGACTGCGATATTGATACCAGGCGGCGCAGGCCCCTTCCGAGGAGACCATCAGCGCGCCAAAGGCGCTTTGCGGATTGCAGGTGCTGGCGAAGAGCGGGCACTGGTGCGGTTTACAGCGGCCGGTCAACACCTCGCCGCAGCGGGCGCGCGGGTCGTCGCACACGCGCTGCGGCGCCGGGCGGAAATGGGCCTCGGCATCGAAGCGCTGATAGG is part of the Klebsiella quasipneumoniae subsp. quasipneumoniae genome and encodes:
- the hypE gene encoding hydrogenase expression/formation protein HypE, producing the protein MKSVQLAHGSGGQAMQQLIGDLFMQAFANPWLAEQEDQARLDLAALAAQGDRLAFSTDSYVIDPLFFPGGNIGKLAVCGTANDVAVSGAIPRYLSCGFILEEGLEMATLEAVVASMADTARAAGIAIVTGDTKVVPRGAADKLFINTAGIGAIPADVRWGTQQISAGDVLLVSGTLGDHGATILNLREQMGLDGALSSDCAVLTPLIQTLRPLRGVKALRDATRGGVNAVAHEFAAASGCGIELHEAKLPVNDTVRGVCELLGLDALNFANEGKLVIAVAREEAKNVLAHIRSHALGREAAIIGEVVARPGVRSVGLYGVKRTLDLPHAEPLPRIC